A segment of the Hyperolius riggenbachi isolate aHypRig1 chromosome 8, aHypRig1.pri, whole genome shotgun sequence genome:
CCCATATGTAAATCTTGAACTGCAGACCAAGTCAGAAACTGAAAATAAGCAGCACCCCACAAAGTAAAGTGacccccctctctgccaatcagcataggtagtgagggggCACACAAAGCTCTTTTTTTGTGCTCCCAGAGTCCCAGGTGCTCAGATGGCATCTCTGATTTATGTGTCCTCAGAGAACCAAAGTGTAGTACGATGGAGATATGGGGATGGATTCACAATAATGTTAAATGCAGTGTATTCATTCTACTGTGCCATTCATTATACAGTAGGCATTATAACATGatctttttctttttagtttgTCCTTTTCTATATTCATTTTATCAGTTGTTCTAATTATTATTATCTCTGTCTTTTCCCCCTAGATCTTCTGTATCACTATGCCTGGGGATGCAAGTCTCCATCGCTCCAATGTAGTTGATTCTCTGTCCCTGGATGGAGATGCTGATCTCCTCAGGGCTGCTGAACCTATTGAGAGGAAGTACTTCGAGGTAAGTTTTTTAAACATGTGTCACTATTTATTGTCATTGTATACAAGGgcggatttatcataaggcactgtagggacttgcctacaggcgcctgatgatggaaaggcggctcactaccctccctgagtgcctcccaccCTCCTTCCCTATTTAGAGTGCCgaacagagtgtaaatgagaggttactcacccgggtctaGGCATTTTACTGACCATATctaccttcagttgggggcacctctagctacttaatactgaggacacctctggctacctaaggctaaggggcacctgtagctacctatgacgggtaagggagaagtgacagttgggccagccagcagcacccttgcggtgcggttcagtgGGGCTTTGTAGGCTCATGGAAGGCGATGTCTAGGGTGCCTGGACATCTGTCCCTATACACTCCTGTGAGGTACATCCAGGCCTGATTGTATATGAGGCTTTATTTTCTCCGATTACTTAGTGCTGGCATCACATGAAATGCAAATGTGACCTCTTAGAAGATCTGGGAGAACGGCAGcaagttttaaagagactctgaagcgagtctaaatgtaCTTTTTTAACTTGTAATCATGTTAAACACTATAAGCCCTGCtataccgctgcatccccgcggcaaaacgaggggtttactccccccaaatcccctctgcaaaattcacaactttcttggtcttgGACTTTGCTGCACATGGAGACAGAGCttagggctgcagctctgcctccatgcgcgtcaatctgcccgtggatctccgcctctcccagcccctctcagtgaaggaagattgagaggggtggggagaggaggcgatcagcggggattgacgcgctaagaggcagagctaaagccctaagctctgcctcaagcaggaagcgactgagcagaggggatttgggggatataAACCCGCCGTTTTGGCGCggcgatgcggcggtttagcagggcttatagtgTTTTACatgattacaatttaaaaaagtgAACTTAgaattgcttcagagtctctttaagtcacattAAAGTTTTTATTTATGGCTTGATAATAATTTCAGTGTAgtgtttgtaaatatttttttttttactttttcaggtcacCAAAAATGGCGCATTGCGAAGGTTTTGGAAGAAGACCCCGTTGTACAGACCTTCCTCCTTTGTTACTTTTGCTCTTGTCCCCACCAACGACAAGAATTTTGATCCTTTAAGTCTTGTGAGGATGGAATACAGAAAATTTGATAGGAAATTCTTCCTTAAAAAGTAAGTGACTGAATCTGTGTTAATTAGggagagggtaggaggcgcccaaggtaTCAGTTTTCGCACTATAAATAGGTAAGAGGTCTTACCTTGTTAAGGTCTAGCTTCAAATAAGCgatttttttctcttacaaatATCAGATTTTATTATGCACATCAGACAACGTGTTTCGCGGACACaatccgcttcatcaggtcaaattcaAGTGCCTTTAAAAAAGAATTTAAGACAGGAGCTCAGACACAAGGACATAATACAAAATATCAAAGTATCAAAACATCAAAATATCAAAACATCTAGCTATCAAAATCTCATATCTCAACAGACTGATATATAAAACATAAGCATGTGTCTGTGTAACCCATAGGAGAAATCAATATCTATAGTAAATACCACCTGTGGTAGGCTCCAATAGGCGCCCATATGCGCGGTGTGACAATTAACACGCAGGGGGCCACAAATGCAGATGCCCCGCATGAAATCGTGGTTGCTTGGattgcaacccacacttgtgagtatctagaccaggggtctcaaactcaatttacctggggggccggaggaggcaaagtcaggatgaggctgggccgcataaggaatttcacaatcgcggtgcattgccgcctctgcccgcccctctcactctgccttcacagagaggggtggggagaggcggtgatccgtgcggcgattgacgtcaggaggggcagagctgaagctgaaagctctgtcccttccaggaaatgccggcggattgccctccgggcgatttgggggctctgcagccctcgtttagcggcggggatacggcggattacttgggagcactgaagcgaactataaggaagcttttgccggcgagggccacaaaatattgtatcgagggccacaaatggcccgcgggccgcgagtttgagacccctgatctagacacTTGTTTATACATTTATCTGGCACTAACCAGACGATACTACacgagattgggctcccggtgttccTGTGTCTTTTTTCTCCCGCTCTCAAAGATGAAACTGTGTTAATGGTTGGGCAGGAGGGCGAGGTGGGCTGTTAGTGGTAGTTCTATATCTGAACTGTTAGGAGAGCATAAGAACTAACAAGGTTATCAGTACATAatggttggatagtgtaatggttaagggcacaGCCTCTGATATAGGAGACCAGGGGTTGACTCATGGTTCTTCCTAATCAATAAGCCAGtatcctattcagtaaggagtccttgggcaagtctccctaacactgttactgagtGCTCCCATAGTGGCTCCTgcacaagtgctttgagtctaacAAGGGagaaatgttatatatatatatatttttacatttttagggTAGCCATTGCAGTTCTAGCACCTTAAACCCTTTAAGCAATTTTCCATCATATTTAGCTTTGTCTCTGTGATGTCCCATTCCTCAGATATTCTCACTTCCTGCCTTGTCAATTCTCTGTCAGTTCAGCAGTATCCAGCAATCAGCCCTGCCCTGCAGTGACGTAGATAGagttcatggggccccataggaaaactttcatggggttctcagatgtaggcactcttgaacaatgccacctgcccctaccctatggatatgagttagtaAGGCAATTTACagtctcatgcaatcaacactgcacatgaTTCAGGGgccctgagacaaagtcagagggtggaggaatacgagaaagttaatagtgaatgcatcaagtaccacctgggccccctctgctccagggccccatagcagcttctgtggctgctatggttattgctatgcccttgctgccctgccATCTTCCTCCTGTCACCTTCTAATATAAGCAGTGTATAGAGGCAGAGATTACCTGATTAGAGTCAGGAAAATATTGTCAGATTAAATAAATGAAATCTAGCCAGTATTTTTGCTGCTCTGGCCAGCAAGGCTAGATAAGAATGTGCATTTGTAAAGCAGTTCCAGTGTATAGAAAAGGAAAGTAAGGAAAAGTTTAGATCACATTTGATTTAATGGATGAGCATGTTTCAGGCTTTGGAGAGGTGACAGTTTGTTTGGCAATAGGTCTTTGGTTTAGTTATTTGCCCAGTCAATGCTGGCAGGaatgggccaaggcagaggcaagagaggctctagcctcagggcgcagtgtaggaggggggcgcacaactcactcagctatcattcccttatgtgtttgaagcacagagaaataagaaaagggaatacatgacagtgactgcaagccagataactaaagattaagatgttgggggccctgggatgcctcttagtctaatagcaatcagtgtgtaacagcTGGGTGGGAGAGATtaaggggcgcactttagtgtctcagctttgggtgctggaggaccttgtcccagctctgaatgCTGGCATTGTTTTGGTTGACCAATAATGGGTTCTGTTGGTGCCATATATTAAAATGTACAGCTTTAAACAAGTTGTCATTGtatattttattcatgttttttTACTTCTTACAGATTAGTGCCTCTGCCAGTAGCCACAATCTCGGTCCAGCGGAAAGATCGCACCGTCTCCTTGCAACTGGACAATGGCGAGAGCCATATGTTCTGGCTGTACAAAGCCAACTACCATAAGGATGCAGTGATGGATTACTGGGAGaccctgagcagcacatttcatCAAGCTGTAAGTTACCTTTATTTTGTGTAATAGAAAGCAATTGGGGAATATATGCTACGGGGAATAAAGTGCTACATGCAATACATATGAAGCAGTCCAAAGCAGCTAATGCAGCCCAAGAGCAGATCCTATTCCCAAACAGTAGCTCAGGCTTGTACATTCATCCAACAAAAGGATGGCCTTCAGCCCAACCCCCTCTATATCAAGACTCACCAGATGGAGCAGCTTATATCGGGCCCGTTTTCGCTTCTGGGGTATTGGCCATCCCACAGCCCGTCTGGCAAATCCCGCTGGCTGTTATCTGCTTCTGGTGTTCCTGTCTGCCAGGCAATGACTCAGAGCTTCAATAAAAGCAAGAATCGCTCTCATAGCATACAaatattttttgttaaaaaacgCAATAAAAACAAGTGAAGACAAGTCTGTCTAAGAGTCTCCATGCACTTAGTGCAAATGGCTAGTATATGCCTGATACTCCAGCATAATACACAATGAAGGCTGGGTGATTTAAAGGCTAAATGCTTGGCAGCCTAAAACTTGCTACAACGCTGCCGCTCATACACTGTAATATACAGCGACATGTACGCGTGTGTATGTGCATGGAAAGCCGCATAACTTGCGGTAGCGCTACCACGTCCGGTGACGTCACGCGCTTGATACGTCACTCCGTAGCTCTTCCCAACATatttcgttgcctagcaactcatcATCAACTCATCAACTTATTTTGTGTAGTCTCCGGTGGGTGGGTTTCCTAACTGGGGGTTACTTTCAATTTCAAGTTTTTAGAATGCAGTTCATGGCTACCAATACTCTGTTATAGGCTTACTAGGACATAAGCAATGGCCTGTAAAATGTACTTATCACAATTTTTATCTCAACAGGGAGAAGATCTAGCAGAAGACGAAATTAATACATTGTTCCTGGAACAGGAGAAGCCTTGTCCTACTGTGAACATTTCCCTTAATGATTGCCATATTAAGGGAGATTTTGACACTGGAGCTCCATTTTCTCTCATTAGCAGTTGTTCACAAGCAGATCTGAGAACTGACCTTCCTGATTGGTTTGGAATTACCACAGGAAGTGATGGGAATACTATACCCATCACAGGTTATTTCATTGCTGATGTAAGCATTAGAGAACGTGTTCATAAGAACAAGATTTTTATAGTCTCAGACAAGCTGGCTACACCCTTGATTTTGGGAGTGAACATAATAATGGACTTCTATAAGGATGTAGACCTGGACAAGGAGGAAAAGGATGTGACCCTGATCTGCACATCTCATGAAGCTGTAAGTATTTTTTGCCTTTATATGTATAATCTATAGTTCAGTCTGAACAAGGCTTCCCTGGTTATATatcgcaaagcaggtggttttggcgtaTGCACTCAGCATTAAGTGCCGAAACTAGGCGCCGCCATAGCAGTAATATTATACTGTGTGGGGTgtgtaagggtaattcagggttccgagttgctatgactcacaTGGGGAATAGTATTCATTGCCGCCAAGGATTTaaacggcagcagggtgagccatcattaagCTCACCCTTTGCCCACCTCACCGGTGCCTCACCAGTGCCTTGTGGAGGATCCTTCTCTGCGATCAATTGACCTTCTTATACAGTTGATCATTCgggagattgtaccattaatgagcAACTTTAGACATGTTCCTTTATAGCTGCCCTATTCAGTATAGCAGcctgctttaaaggacttacgaggcgaacacacaaaaaaaagttaattacctcatGGCCATTGCAGTGCTCCTAGCAGACTATCAGCTCCTGGACTGTCACTGTGTGGCCCTCTGTCAGCATTATCCAAGCTGTAGTTCAGGCCTCGACCCTGCCCAGGGTCGCCCTATCAATTTGCGATCAAAAACGCTGCTTTAAAAAAATTTCCTGCATCTGCGCAGTTCTTAGCCGCTAGTGCAGCTGCGCAGGTTCTCTGGCCTGTCCCCGTCCCGTCCTCGCTCCCTTCACTCTGCTctgtacgtcatgtgggcgtgtcCGCACGGCTGCCCACATGACTGATTGAGGGACAagtcagccgcgccccctcagccgAGAGAAACAGTGCTGAGCGTGGGGAGACGTGACTTGTCCCTcaatcagtcatgtgggcggcCGTGCGGACACTCCCACATGACGTACAGAGCAGAGTGAAGGGAGCGAGGACGGGCCGGGGACAGGCCAGAgaacctgcgcagccgcactagcggctaagaactgcgcagatgcaggatttttttaaagcagcGTTTTTGATCGCAAATTGATAGGGTGACCCTGGGCAGGGTCGGGGCCTGAACTACAGCTTGGATAATGCTGACAGAGGGCCACACAGTGACAGGCCAGGCGCTGATAGTCTACTAGGAGCACTGCAATGGCGatgaggtaattaacttttttttgtgtttttgcctCGTAAGTCTTTTAAGGCAGAAGAGGTGCAGGCTCAGTTACAGCCCCCATGTATTCACGGCATCAGGGAGACATTTTCTCTCCCTCTGAAGCGCCTGATAGCTTACCTGTCTTGTTTGGAAATTACTTTTTGTTTCAAGTTTTAAGGATGCAGTCAATGGTTGCCAATGTTCTGTTATAGGTTTTCTAGTACATAAGCCATGATAAAATGTACTTATGACAATTTTTTATCTCAATAGGGAGAAACTCTGACAGAGAATGAAATTGAAACCATCTTCATGCAACAGGATAAGGCTGGACCTACTGTCAACATTTCCATCAACGATGTCAGTATAGAAGGAGTTTTTGACACTGGATCTGCATTCTCTTTGCTTAGCCGCAAATGTTTCCTTTGCCACTGGTCACAAAAACACTTGAAGTCTCTTCCTAGTGACTATAGTGAATTGATCACGGCAACCTGCGAGCCTGATCCAATGGACGGTTGTTTCATAGCCGATGTTGAAGTTGGAGGGCATGTTTATAAGAACAGGATGTTTATGATCACAAGCCAGCAGGATGTACCCTTGATTGTGGGTATGAACATTATAAGCGAATGCTATAAGGAACTGGACCTTGACAAGATGATGATGTGCTGCTCATGAATATTGGATGATAATAAACATAAATCCAGGAACAACCTGGCCTCTTAAACGTTGAGTCTGAATAATTGTTCTTTAGCTTTCACTAACTTTGTCTTCATTTACTGTTCCTTATTACCGTATTTCTGTTGCCATTAGTGGTTCACTcagctgtttttatttatttttttgaaagtGAATGTCACTCTACGCAGGCGAGGTGACCAGTGGGTTTACATAATACTGTCTACAACAATCACTCACATTATAGGCCCAATACATGGGGCAGTAGTGGTCGGATACCAGATGATGCCAGTAGTGTTTGGTAAAGGACTATTGGGTTATGTAGTCGGTGTACTACTATAACCACCAGCAGACTGGTCTCCAATGgctaacgtgtgcactggacacagagaactgcaatataacaatatcaagagagagaaaaaaacatttatgaGGGTATTGTGCAAGGTACTTTACCACCactagcagcagtgtgcacacctgTGTCAAACAGCTAACGTCAGTGCACTCTGGACAGTCAGAGCTGCAATAGATGACAGTAGTAGTACTGGTCTCtcgggtggtttttttttaactgaatgtCACTGCACTCAGATCAGGTGACAAATAGGTTTATGCTATGTGCTAAAATCACCACAAAATATAGGCCCCTACCAGTGAAGCCTTATACggggcagtagggatggtcagaaatgctgatttccgat
Coding sequences within it:
- the LOC137528456 gene encoding uncharacterized protein; translated protein: MPGDASLHRSNVVDSLSLDGDADLLRAAEPIERKYFEVTKNGALRRFWKKTPLYRPSSFVTFALVPTNDKNFDPLSLVRMEYRKFDRKFFLKKLVPLPVATISVQRKDRTVSLQLDNGESHMFWLYKANYHKDAVMDYWETLSSTFHQAGEDLAEDEINTLFLEQEKPCPTVNISLNDCHIKGDFDTGAPFSLISSCSQADLRTDLPDWFGITTGSDGNTIPITGYFIADVSIRERVHKNKIFIVSDKLATPLILGVNIIMDFYKDVDLDKEEKDVTLICTSHEAGETLTENEIETIFMQQDKAGPTVNISINDVSIEGVFDTGSAFSLLSRKCFLCHWSQKHLKSLPSDYSELITATCEPDPMDGCFIADVEVGGHVYKNRMFMITSQQDVPLIVGMNIISECYKELDLDKMMMCCS